In Alnus glutinosa chromosome 7, dhAlnGlut1.1, whole genome shotgun sequence, the sequence AGATATATCTGTGCAGATACTTGGGATTctttaaggaaaaagaaaccTTATGTGGATTGGTGGAAAGTTGTGTGGCATTCGGTTGCTGTCCCTCGgcactcttttcttttatggttGATGTTCAAAGATGCTCTAATCACTAGAGAGAGGATGTGTCGATAGGGTTATATGGGAGATTGCTTGTGTTTATTTTGCAAGAGTATAATTGAAGATAGAGAACATCTTTTCTTCCAATGCAGGTTTATAGCAAATGCATTTGGAAGAACTTAATGAATCTTTGTCTGGAAGGGTGTCACTTTGAGACGTGGGAAATTAAGTATAGTTCACTGGTGTCTATCTGATCTGAGGAAGGATTGTTTTAAGACCAGATTGCGTATCCTATGTTTAGGAGCTGCTGTCTATAGTCTATGGAAGCAGAGGAATGCCATTCGATTTGCATggcagcatatatatatatatatatatatatatatatatatatatatatatatatatatatatatatatatatatatatatatatatatatatatatattgtgtatacTGAGGAAGCTCTACTGTTAAGGATTAAATGGGAGGTTAGATCTCGAATATTGGTGAAGGGGAACTTCAAAAAATCTAGAGAGAACTGTAAACTGGCTCAGTTAGATGGAATTTGTACTAATTCCTGTTGCCCAGTTGCTGTTTCGGGCTTGCTTAGACCTGCTGGAATTTGTTTGCTGCAGATTTGCTAGGCATGGAGTTTGTGTCTGTTGTAAAGGCTTAGAGGGGATGTTGTGAACTTCCTTGCTTTGTTGGTTTTCTGTTGTTGTGCAACCTTGCTAGGCTTGGTGTTTCGGGTTGTATTTGGCCTTGTTTGTTGTTGTGAGGATTAGTGGGGCTGTTGTAGTCTACTTTAATTGCCTTGTGTGTAGTGCATGTGCACCAGTTTATGGTGGGATTTTGTTTCAGGTGTTTGGttttataaagattttttttttcttcaaaaaaaaaattaaataaaataaaccaagaaacttatcaaaaatttggaattaacagaaaaataattcacacGTTTACGATGTTGGataaattgaaattatatatattctaaacTATCACTCCAATTGCAATGTTTCACttaaaatataggaaaaaaatacacatataaaCCTCAAACTAGCTGctactaccaattgtgtcaatctccctcATAAACTAcaaaaacatgtcaatgtctcccctcaaggccaaccaaaaaaaaaaacctcaaaagatttttaataagacaaaaatatccttataaattcaaaaaaaaaaaactaaaaaaattaattaattaattaattttttaaaacaataaaaataaaagtaaactgATCGcctagtttttcatttttatttatgtttttaaaaaaaattattatttttttcagtttttagaaaaaataattaaaaataaataattgtcttggttttttatgtctttattttttttagttttttgttatCAAACTATATGCTTCAGTGCTTCACACATCCATGCGCATGAAACTTTCCTGTTAGGAAGGTTGATGCATGTTTCGATTCAAAGATGATCATGTATTTCCATGCCCATATATTTGATCTAAATTTGACAGAAATTCGacaaatgggtttttttttttttttttttggatatttgaACCAAACGTTCAATTGTTGACTGCTCAGTTTTAAGCTTCTCTTGATAATTTAAGGTGAATAATTGCAATTTACACTATTTTGAAGAGGGTTCAAGagctttttattaaattcttaagaaattaaataaaaggaCTTATATACTtagattttccttttttgaagGGTAATTTCAGGCAATTCCATAAGTATTTGAATATGGATGTAATTTGGGAAAGAGtactaattatattatttaatagactgttatatatatgattgtcatataacaaaaatgacatgacagtgaaaatcagtgctaatttttttttttttttttacaagatttGATCTAATGATTTTCACTACCAAATTATCAAGTTATATAACAATTATATATCAAtctactaaaataaaaaatgttatttttccttctcctaTCCAACTCCCTTCAACTCCatccatatttttttcaaatctatcaTTGATCAAAATGGTGAATATGAAAAATAGTTGAACAAAAGTCGAAAGAATAGCAGGTCCTCTActaaaatagcattactcttccgAGAATTAATGTTCAATGAGATTAATTCTATGTGAACTGAATCCAACTGCTTGGTAATTAAAACTGAAAATTGGACTTAATTTGTGGGCAGAGATGGTTGTGAAGGGCCACAAGATCATGATCAAACGGAGCACATTTGTGGGCGGCCATTAGGGTTGCGCTTCAAGACATCGACAGGTGATCTTTACGTTGCTGATGCTTATATGGGCCTACTCGTTGTGGGCGCCGGCGGTGGCATGGCTACCAAGCTCGCAACGCAGGCACAAGGCATTCCTTTTGGGTTCACCAACAGCTTGGACATTGACCAACGCAACGGTGCCGTCTATTTTACTGACAGCAGCTCACAATACCCTAGAAGGTATGTTTTGCTTAAACacattagaatatatattaaataattcaaTCGTTCAATTTCTATCtacttaagtttttaaaataagtggtatttaacatgatatcaaagaTAAGGCTCAAAGCAAAAGTTATAAGTTCGAACCTTAATTATTTCCGTCATGGacctcttatttcaattaaatattttatgggtTGGATCTCACTTATTAAGTagaagtttgagcccacacttGAAATggagtattaaaatatatattaaatgattaaatttatctatttatatCAGTcgaagcttttaaaataagcaaagtgttttatcaaaatattcgtTTTGGAACAACTTTACGACAAAACATTAACAACGTACGTAAGTGCATGGCATATTCAATTTATGCAGGAGTCATATCTCAGTGATACTAAGTGGGGACAAAACAGGAAGGCTAATGAAATATGACCCAGAAACCAAACAAGTGACTGTTCTTCTCAACGATCTCTCTTTCCCAAATGGTGTGCTGTTGAGTGAAAATAGCGACTACATTCTAGTTGCAGAGACCAGCAGATGCCGAGTCATCAGGTACTGGCTAGAAACATCAAAAGCCGGAACTCATGAAGTGTTTGCTCAACTCCCAGGGTTTCCCGACAACCTGAGTTGGAGTCCTAGGGGAGGATTTTGGGTGGCAATTCATTCGAGAAGAGGAAGGATATTGGAATGGGTTCTTTCGTATCCCTGGATAGGAAATTCTTTGCTGAAGCTTCCTTTAGACATCATGAAAGCTTATTCCTACTTGGCTAAGTGGAGGGGAAGTGGGTTGGCAATGAGGATAAGTGAGCAAGGTGAAATGTTGGAAATATTCGAAAATGAAAGTGGAATTAGGTGGAGGTCTATGGCTGAAGTGCAGGAGAAAGATGGAACTCTATGGATCGGGTCAATAAGTATGCCTTTTGCGGGCAAGTATAAGATAGAAACCTCTTTTTAATTAATGGTCTAATATTGTGTCTATCAAAGCTGCATGCAGCAGAAACTTTCTGCATGGAAATGGCggtaatgaaaaaaaaaaaaaaaaaaaaaaaggaaaatgtatGATTTATAAAGTTTATGAAGCTCAccatatttaaatttcactcTCATGGTTTGAAAGGATATTAATTGTTTGATAATTGGAAAGGTTTTTGACATGATCCGTGCATGGAATCAATACGAACCCAATACTAAATTAGCTAGTGGCCGGATTAGGGTTGAGAGTtgtctgacccatttaattaaataggtcgggtTATGATTTGACCTAATAATCTTATACACATGTTTCGACATGATCCAAACTCGACACATGACATTTAGGGCTGGCTATTTTTTACACAACCCGtgaactcaacacgaaattaacagATTAGGATTGAGATGACTagctcatttaattaaatggttcatATTAGAATTTTATACTCATGTCTCGACACGACCGAACCTGACACGTGAACATAAATTGTCACCTCCTATCAAGAACCAAGAGAAGAAATTATAGGCTTCCAACCATTAAAGATGGGCTTGGGCCTGTTATAGAGCCCTCAACAATAATGggaattaatttgaagtctTATGCTTTCTTCAAGTCTTTCCTGAACAACAAAGCTACAAGAATCATGATATCCAAGGCAATAAGTTATAAGTTCCTTGTAGTTGCGAGAGCTCAAATTAATGAACGCTTATAAAGTTAAACGAGCTCACGACCAAGGTTGCTTGAATAAAAGGATTAGCATGGCATTTACTTCGAAATACATCTTCTCCTTCTACATGAATCAAGCAAAGTAGGCTATATATATGTGTGCGCGCCGTAGATTCTACGTACTAGAAAGatattcctttaatttttgCGTTACCTTTCATATACAAACTTGTTGGTGAGATTGTTTGGATATaactagggctgagcatggggcgggggggggcggggatggggattttttgaacccgccccgcagaggtgcgggttccccaaagtGAACCCGCACCCCGCAGAAAACCCCCTCCACCCGCACGGTGCGGGTGTAGATGGAGTGGGgttgcggggcggggatccccgcgggttttGACCCATTAACCCTtgtgttcaaatttttttttttttttgataagtatccCTATGTTCAAAATTTACTAATCCAAATTAATAATCCATTATTTGTACTCCCTGTCACCCTTGCAAATTGCAAGTTGCAATTGAACCCTAATTAAAATCCCAACATCTATTAAAATGTAAGgggaaaaaaacttaaaaagaagaaagaaagcattTTTGCTTGCAATGTTTTCAATCACTTAgtgcaaaaaaaattgaaaaaaaaaaaaaacagattacaaagcaaaaacataatATTACAAATATTACACATAACTGCTAATTACGAATAGAAATTCAATCCCATAAATGAACAAATTACTGACAAAGCAAAGAACATAATATTACAAGATGAAGAAAACCCAAATATTAAATGTTCCAAAGCATCAAGCATCTCCCAATCGGATTGAATCTTCACTTCACTAATCCTCATCAAGCAAAAAATTGATGTTCTTCAAATTGATTTCTACAAAGATTGGAACCgataattagaaatttagaatatttaaatagcaaaataaattaagaagtgaatAATAGAAAGCTAAAGGACTAAAAGCTTACCTGACTCGAGCTTATAACTTTCAGGATCTTCAACCATCTCTGTGTCATAACCATTGATGGGTTTTGATCTCAACCAGTTTTGTGTACACACCAATGCTTCAACCGTTATTGGGGCCAATAAACTTCGAAAAGGATCCAACACACACCCTCCAGTGCTAAATGCCGACTCTGAAGCAACTGTAGTAATGGGAATGGCCAACACAATACGTGCTATGTGGGATAGTACTAGGAATTTGGTTGAattcaccttccaccaatttaaaatatcgaaGTTCTCATTCGGTTTTTCAATCTCCTCCATCAAATACCGATCTAACTCCGATTTATATTGAACATCACTATTAGGAGTCATGAGGTTTTTGTACCTATTCATCAATGTATAGGTACGTTTCCCAGTTTCTCCCGAGGAACCTTGAGGAAGTGCACCACTATGTTCACCTTGAGAGTTTTCTCCAGTGTTGAAGTGATCAAACAATTTCTTAAAGTAgttcttcaattttaatatcatatcatTGCCTTGCTCAGCACCAAAAATATCATTGAACCAACATTCCAATGATCCCAACTTGGTCCGTGGATCGAGAATAAtagcaacaaacaacaacacattaaccttatcaagatccccccaatactttttatacttcaacatcattttctccgccatagaactcaatatataatcatcactgtcacaatattcttgtaaatgcAGTTGAATGGCAGAAACTTCTTCAATGTACATATTACatgtcacatacaaagaccCCGAAAGTCGCAttgtggcttcataaaaaatttcaaggaaCTTGAGAAAAACCCTAATACGAGCCCAATCATCACAATTAGGAGGTCCTAAACCGTTTTTGCTATCCAACAACGTAGCACAATAATATCCATCCAACTCTTCCATAAGTTCAAAAGCACTTTGACATTTTTCTGcaccttccaacatcttaaatgtagagttccatctagttggaacatccaaacacaataaccccttgaaattaatgttttctctttccaaacaaatcttaaaactctcaaatcttgcaggagaagacttcacatatttaACCGCACTTCTAACCCTCATAATGGATTCATCAACCTCTTTCAACCCCTCagtcacaataagatttaagatgtgtgcacaacacctcacaTGCATAAACCGATTTTCTAATACGGCACTAGGCTTATGAGCACTTCTCTTCCTCAAGTACTCCAAAGCAGCATCA encodes:
- the LOC133874127 gene encoding protein STRICTOSIDINE SYNTHASE-LIKE 2-like, translated to MKSKLFLAAATMVALLSAFIAVNQIKSASPASGHEDNKFGQFEAVPLEDAIGPESFAFDPHGGGPYTGVSDGRIIRWQQDQRRWINFATASPQRDGCEGPQDHDQTEHICGRPLGLRFKTSTGDLYVADAYMGLLVVGAGGGMATKLATQAQGIPFGFTNSLDIDQRNGAVYFTDSSSQYPRRSHISVILSGDKTGRLMKYDPETKQVTVLLNDLSFPNGVLLSENSDYILVAETSRCRVIRYWLETSKAGTHEVFAQLPGFPDNLSWSPRGGFWVAIHSRRGRILEWVLSYPWIGNSLLKLPLDIMKAYSYLAKWRGSGLAMRISEQGEMLEIFENESGIRWRSMAEVQEKDGTLWIGSISMPFAGKYKIETSF